The Nitrospira sp. genome contains a region encoding:
- a CDS encoding polysaccharide biosynthesis protein, whose protein sequence is MKQSAAKLYHSIAGRYGNVVLLYRSFLVIGAQLVLILLANLTAFALRFDADLSPEYRQIMWDHVPAVLLIFGSSLWIFGIQRGLWRYVGSYDLGKILLASLTGAAAFYGVIHLIGGITQYPRSVIVLTGLLNGLYLSGIRLAVRGFREWIRIADPTARRVLIVGAGNAGELLVRDMLSDANYNSRPVGFVDDDPIKRKMSIHGIPVVGTIADIRHAADRLEVQEIIVAIPSASTTVKQKILAASEGCTVPIKTLPNLKQLLGDPVSLQQVRPMSLDDLLQREPIQTDCQDLHPLITGKTLLVTGAGGSIGSELCRQISQYKPKTLVLFERYENALHALLLELRAAFPEAQILPCIGDVTVPDRVSEVFRQTGPDIVFHAAAHKHVPLMELNPKEAIRNNILGTRVVAEAAMKSGVDRFVLISTDKAVNPSSIMGVTKRIAEHLLQDLNHTGLTKFTVVRFGNVLGSNGSVVPLFTEQIRKGGPVTVTHPEIKRFFMTIPEAVQLVLQASVMGRGGEVFVLDMGEQIRIADLARNMIVLAGLVPGKDIDIIFTGLRPGEKLYEELFEERELVEATAHPKIHRAAGALVPVGELSAWLESLQANLPKYEEEELLRDLKRLVPSFRPNL, encoded by the coding sequence ATGAAACAGTCGGCTGCCAAGCTGTATCACTCCATTGCCGGACGATACGGGAACGTGGTGCTGCTGTATCGGTCATTTCTCGTCATCGGCGCACAGTTGGTTCTGATTCTCTTGGCAAACCTGACCGCGTTTGCACTGCGATTCGATGCCGACCTTTCTCCCGAGTATCGGCAGATCATGTGGGATCACGTTCCCGCCGTGCTGCTGATATTCGGTTCCAGCTTATGGATATTTGGAATTCAGCGAGGGCTTTGGAGATATGTCGGCAGTTACGACCTAGGGAAAATTCTTCTGGCTTCCCTGACCGGTGCGGCGGCCTTTTACGGAGTCATCCATCTCATCGGCGGGATTACCCAGTATCCTCGCTCCGTCATCGTCCTGACCGGCCTGTTGAACGGATTATATTTGTCGGGCATACGATTGGCGGTGCGGGGATTCAGGGAATGGATCCGGATCGCCGATCCGACCGCCCGGCGAGTGCTGATCGTCGGCGCGGGAAATGCCGGCGAGTTGCTGGTGAGAGACATGCTTTCCGATGCCAACTATAACAGCCGGCCGGTCGGGTTTGTGGATGATGATCCCATCAAACGCAAGATGTCGATCCATGGAATACCCGTCGTGGGTACGATCGCCGATATTAGACATGCGGCGGATCGGCTGGAAGTCCAGGAGATCATCGTCGCCATTCCATCCGCATCAACCACGGTGAAGCAAAAAATTCTGGCGGCTTCGGAGGGGTGTACTGTCCCGATCAAGACCTTACCCAATCTCAAACAGCTATTGGGTGACCCCGTCTCGTTGCAACAAGTACGGCCGATGAGTCTGGACGATTTGCTTCAGCGCGAGCCGATCCAGACTGATTGCCAGGACCTGCACCCGCTCATCACGGGTAAGACATTGCTGGTCACAGGGGCGGGAGGTTCGATTGGTTCCGAGCTATGCCGGCAGATTTCACAGTACAAGCCCAAGACCTTGGTGCTGTTTGAGCGGTATGAAAATGCCCTTCATGCGCTCTTGCTGGAATTGAGAGCGGCCTTTCCGGAAGCGCAGATTCTCCCCTGCATCGGGGACGTGACGGTGCCCGACCGTGTATCGGAAGTGTTCCGCCAAACCGGTCCCGATATTGTGTTTCATGCAGCGGCACATAAACATGTTCCGCTCATGGAACTGAATCCAAAGGAAGCGATTCGCAACAATATCTTAGGAACCCGTGTGGTTGCCGAAGCCGCCATGAAGTCAGGCGTCGACCGTTTCGTTCTCATTTCCACAGACAAGGCGGTCAACCCATCGAGCATCATGGGAGTCACGAAGAGAATTGCCGAGCATTTGCTTCAGGATTTGAACCATACGGGACTGACGAAGTTCACCGTCGTGCGGTTCGGCAACGTGCTGGGCAGCAATGGAAGCGTGGTCCCTCTCTTCACCGAGCAGATTCGTAAAGGTGGACCGGTGACGGTGACCCATCCGGAGATCAAGCGGTTTTTCATGACGATCCCAGAAGCGGTGCAACTGGTGCTGCAGGCAAGTGTGATGGGACGGGGAGGAGAAGTGTTTGTCCTGGACATGGGTGAGCAAATCCGAATCGCCGATCTCGCCAGAAACATGATTGTGTTGGCCGGCCTGGTTCCCGGCAAGGATATCGACATCATCTTTACCGGTCTACGGCCCGGAGAAAAGTTGTATGAAGAACTCTTTGAGGAACGTGAACTGGTTGAGGCGACCGCTCATCCCAAGATCCATCGAGCCGCAGGAGCCCTTGTCCCAGTCGGCGAACTGAGCGCATGGTTGGAGTCATTGCAGGCCAATCTGCCGAAATACGAGGAAGAGGAGCTGCTCCGAGACCTGAAGCGGCTTGTCCCGAGTTTTCGTCCGAATCTCTAG
- a CDS encoding NTP transferase domain-containing protein → MKGVVLAGGLGSRLLPLTKVTNKHLLPVYNRPMIYYPIQTLVNAGVTEIMLVTGGNSAGDFLKLLGNGKEFGLQHLNYTYQEGEGGIADALRLAEHFADGEPICVVLGDNIIQGNIAMAADRFRSQRKGAKILLKEVKDPQRFGVPVLERERVVRIEEKPLEPRSPYAVTGIYFYDPHVFEFIRELKPSARGELEITDVNNAYIKAGTLTWDLLQGWWTDAGTIESLYLANQLVGQTGANNLQVES, encoded by the coding sequence GTGAAAGGTGTCGTGCTGGCGGGAGGCTTGGGAAGCAGATTATTGCCTCTCACGAAGGTCACGAACAAGCATCTATTGCCGGTGTATAACCGGCCGATGATCTATTATCCGATTCAGACGCTGGTCAATGCGGGTGTGACGGAAATCATGTTGGTCACCGGGGGGAATAGCGCCGGCGATTTCCTGAAACTGCTCGGGAATGGCAAAGAATTCGGCCTTCAACATCTCAATTATACCTATCAGGAGGGTGAGGGAGGCATTGCCGACGCCCTCCGGTTGGCGGAGCACTTTGCCGATGGTGAACCGATCTGCGTCGTGTTGGGGGACAACATTATTCAGGGAAACATCGCCATGGCGGCGGACCGCTTTCGAAGTCAGCGAAAGGGAGCGAAGATTCTTCTCAAAGAAGTGAAAGATCCGCAACGGTTCGGCGTGCCGGTTTTGGAGAGAGAACGTGTCGTAAGAATCGAGGAAAAGCCGCTCGAGCCACGGTCGCCCTATGCCGTGACCGGCATTTACTTTTATGATCCGCACGTCTTCGAGTTCATCCGGGAACTGAAGCCCTCTGCAAGAGGGGAGCTGGAGATTACCGACGTCAACAACGCGTATATCAAGGCCGGGACGCTGACATGGGATCTGCTTCAGGGATGGTGGACGGATGCCGGCACCATCGAGTCATTATACCTGGCCAATCAGCTCGTCGGCCAAACCGGCGCAAACAACCTTCAAGTGGAATCGTAG
- the rfbB gene encoding dTDP-glucose 4,6-dehydratase: MRILVTGGAGFIGSHLVRRLLVSSQHQIVNLDALRYSGNLTNLDAVSRHPGYVFVHGDICDAQLVSSVIRKYQIEGIINCAAETHVDRSILDPGSFARTDVVGTGVLLEEGRHAGVARFLQVSTDEVYGNVESGLSTEADRLAPRSPYSASKAGGDLLVLSYWTTYGFPVVVTRGSNTYGSNQYPEKFIPLFVTNAIDDQLLPVYGDGRYCRDWLAVEDHCAAIERAFFDGEPGAVYNIGGGNERENIVVAEEILSYLGKPKSLLRFVTDRPGHDRRYAVDCGKLRQLGWCPAVPFEEGLRATVRWYQEHASWWRPIKSGEFRKYYEQMYGKRLQQVS; this comes from the coding sequence ATGCGCATTCTTGTTACCGGCGGCGCCGGGTTCATCGGCTCTCATCTGGTTCGACGTCTGCTGGTGTCGTCCCAGCATCAGATCGTCAATCTCGATGCCCTCCGTTATTCGGGGAACTTGACGAATCTGGACGCGGTCAGCCGGCATCCGGGGTATGTCTTTGTCCATGGCGATATTTGCGATGCGCAACTGGTTTCATCCGTGATTCGCAAATATCAAATCGAAGGTATCATCAATTGCGCTGCGGAGACGCATGTCGACCGTTCGATTCTTGACCCGGGTAGCTTTGCGCGCACTGATGTGGTGGGCACGGGCGTGTTGCTTGAAGAGGGGCGCCATGCCGGGGTTGCGCGGTTTCTACAAGTCAGTACCGACGAGGTCTACGGTAACGTCGAATCCGGTCTGTCGACCGAAGCCGATCGGTTGGCGCCGCGCAGCCCCTATTCAGCCAGCAAAGCCGGGGGGGATCTTCTTGTGCTGAGCTATTGGACGACCTATGGATTTCCGGTGGTCGTGACAAGAGGCAGCAATACCTACGGTTCCAATCAGTATCCGGAAAAATTTATTCCTCTCTTCGTGACGAACGCCATCGATGATCAGCTGTTGCCGGTGTACGGTGACGGAAGATATTGCCGAGATTGGCTTGCTGTCGAAGATCATTGTGCCGCGATCGAACGGGCATTTTTTGATGGGGAACCAGGAGCCGTCTACAATATCGGTGGGGGAAACGAGCGCGAAAATATCGTGGTTGCCGAGGAGATTCTCTCGTATCTGGGCAAGCCGAAGAGCTTACTTCGCTTTGTGACGGACCGGCCCGGTCACGACCGCCGTTATGCCGTTGATTGTGGAAAACTGCGGCAGCTGGGATGGTGCCCTGCCGTACCGTTCGAAGAAGGGTTGCGCGCGACGGTCCGTTGGTATCAAGAGCATGCATCCTGGTGGCGTCCCATCAAATCCGGAGAGTTCCGGAAGTACTATGAGCAGATGTACGGCAAACGGTTGCAGCAAGTGAGTTAG
- the rfbD gene encoding dTDP-4-dehydrorhamnose reductase, translating into MRILLTGANGQLGTVLRRALGSETVITKDLPDFDLTQLTVHDEIVEASPDLIIHAGAYTDVDGAERDPDLAMAVNARGTEQVAKAAVRLGARLIYISTDYVFDGEQQRPYGEHDNPRPINHYGLSKWKGEQVVLTSGANALIIRTAWLYGAVGKNFVKSIMRAAQSESVVKVVNDQYGCPTYAEDLASVVASLTGRDVQGIVHVTNRGQCTWYEFAQAIVREMDLPCSVLPITTQQAGRLAKRPPYSVLSADRLVSLGFALPEWRQALTRFAKDVQVPLPDPQ; encoded by the coding sequence ATGCGAATTCTCCTCACCGGGGCCAATGGGCAACTGGGTACCGTGCTCCGCAGGGCGCTCGGATCCGAAACAGTCATCACCAAAGATTTGCCGGACTTCGATCTCACGCAGCTGACGGTTCATGACGAAATCGTTGAAGCCTCGCCGGATTTGATTATTCATGCGGGGGCGTACACAGATGTGGATGGGGCCGAGCGGGACCCCGACCTCGCGATGGCGGTGAACGCGAGGGGAACGGAGCAGGTTGCGAAGGCCGCCGTTCGGCTTGGAGCCCGCCTGATCTACATTTCCACCGACTATGTGTTCGACGGCGAGCAGCAAAGACCATATGGTGAGCACGATAACCCTCGCCCGATCAATCACTATGGACTGTCAAAATGGAAGGGAGAACAAGTTGTTCTGACATCGGGAGCCAATGCGCTTATCATCCGGACGGCATGGCTCTACGGCGCCGTCGGTAAGAATTTCGTGAAGTCGATCATGCGCGCCGCGCAAAGCGAGTCGGTCGTGAAGGTCGTGAATGATCAGTATGGATGCCCCACGTATGCCGAAGACCTGGCCTCCGTCGTCGCTTCGCTTACCGGTCGGGATGTGCAGGGAATCGTCCATGTCACGAATCGTGGACAGTGCACGTGGTATGAGTTTGCGCAGGCCATCGTCCGCGAGATGGATCTCCCCTGTTCTGTCCTGCCGATCACGACCCAGCAGGCAGGCCGCCTCGCAAAGCGGCCACCCTATTCTGTGCTGAGTGCGGACCGGCTGGTGTCATTGGGTTTCGCGTTACCTGAATGGCGCCAGGCATTGACCCGATTTGCCAAGGACGTTCAGGTCCCTCTCCCAGACCCTCAATAA
- a CDS encoding HAD-IIIA family hydrolase, whose protein sequence is MLATDVDGVLTDAGMYYSESGDEWKKFNTRDGMGIKLLQKAGLITAIVTQERTRLVARRAEKLAIPELHQGVMDKLSVIRDMATRHGISLRQVAYIGDDVNDIEALKAVGLSAAPADGLPQVLEIVGYVCRQKGGEGAVRELADMILHSRSETNITRQNR, encoded by the coding sequence TTGCTGGCAACCGATGTGGATGGAGTGCTGACCGATGCCGGCATGTATTATTCTGAGTCGGGTGATGAATGGAAAAAGTTCAATACCCGCGACGGAATGGGGATCAAACTGCTGCAGAAGGCCGGACTCATCACGGCGATCGTCACGCAGGAACGGACCAGATTGGTGGCCAGGCGGGCTGAAAAACTCGCCATCCCCGAGCTTCATCAGGGGGTGATGGACAAATTGTCGGTGATTCGAGACATGGCGACACGGCATGGCATCTCACTCCGGCAAGTTGCGTATATCGGCGATGACGTGAACGACATCGAAGCGTTGAAAGCCGTGGGGTTGTCAGCGGCTCCCGCGGATGGTCTCCCTCAAGTGTTGGAGATCGTCGGCTATGTCTGCCGCCAAAAGGGTGGAGAGGGGGCGGTCCGAGAGCTTGCGGACATGATTCTCCACTCTCGTAGCGAGACGAACATCACAAGACAGAATCGTTGA